AGTACGAAAAAATTAAACCTTACCTTATTAACGATGAGCCAGCGCCTGCGATTGAACGCCTGCAGTCGCCTGAAGATCGTGCACATTTGGATGGTTTGTATGAGTGCATTCTTTGTGCTTGTTGTTCAACCTCTTGCCCATCTTTCTGGTGGAACCCAGACCGCTTTATTGGGCCATCAGGTTTATTGCAAGCTTATCGTTTTTTGATCGATAGCCGCGATACTGCAACAGAACAGCGCTTGGCTGCTTTAGATGATCCGTTCAGCGTATTTCGCTGCCACGGTATTCAAAACTGCGTCAATGTTTGCCCGAAAGGTTTAAATCCTACTAAGGCGATTGGCCATATCCGCAATATGTTATTGCGCGCTGCGTCTTAAAGCTGCTGCGGATATTATTAAACGGCTACTGCTAAACATTGCATTTGCAATTGGTTAGATGTTTGTAAGCTAAAAATTTGAAAGCTTAAGCGTATGTGAGTAAGGAGAACTTTTTCTTACTCACTATCCTAACAATCGACCCAGCTCGGCAAAATTAGAACCCCAAGCAATTGAATTGTTTGGGGTTTTTTATTGCCAAGATTAACAGGCGCGCTATTGGTGATGTTGGAAGCTAAGCTGCATAATGCTGTGTTGCGCTGATTCACTTAAAACCTTTGATGCTAGCGCTGTCGATAGGCGTAAACGTCTGCTCGCAGCCAA
The genomic region above belongs to Pseudomonadales bacterium and contains:
- a CDS encoding succinate dehydrogenase iron-sulfur subunit, with the protein product MLKVSVYRYNPETDQEPYMQDYQVDTQGKDLMVLDVLELIKEQDSTLGIRRSCREGVCGSDGMNINGKNGLACITPISEACGNGDLVVRPLPGLPVIRDLVIDMSLFYKQYEKIKPYLINDEPAPAIERLQSPEDRAHLDGLYECILCACCSTSCPSFWWNPDRFIGPSGLLQAYRFLIDSRDTATEQRLAALDDPFSVFRCHGIQNCVNVCPKGLNPTKAIGHIRNMLLRAAS